The nucleotide window GCTGCTGCGCGAGGATGGCTTCGAAGCCCGCTGGGACGGCAGGTGCCTCAGCAACCCGCGCGACGGCGAGGTCGACCCGGCGGCGCTGGTCGGCGCCCTGGCGCGGCGCGCTCAGCCCGGCGCGATCCGCGAGGGGGTCGAGGTGACCGCGATCGAAGCGAGCCGCGGCGGCCTGGTCGTGCGTGCCGGTGAAGACGAGTGCCGGGCGGGGCTGGTCATTCTCGCGACCAACGCCTACACGCCGCTGCTGCTGCCGCAGGTGCAGATCCGCCCCTTGCGAGCGCAGATGCTGGCGTGCGGACCGATACCGAAGCCGGTGTGCGACCGACCCACCTATTCCCACTTCGGCTACCGCTACTGGCGGCAGCTCGCAAGCCGCGAGGTGCTCATCGGCGGCTGGCGCGACGCTTCGATGGACACCGAGGTCGGCTACGACGAGCAGCCCACGCCCCGGATCCAGGCGCTTCTCGACGCCCAGCTCGAGCGCCTCGGCGCCGCGGGGGAGGTCACCCATCGCTGGGCGGGCACGATGGGATTCACCGCCTCGGGCCTGCCGCTGGCCGGGCCGCTCGACGGGATGCCGAACGTCCACATCTGCGCCGGCTTCAACGGCCACGGCATGGGGTTCGCATTCGTGACCGCCAAGCGGGTGGTGGACTCGCTCTAGCCGGTTCCACCTCCGCCCCCTCCCGGTCACGCGGGGAGGTGGTTGCCGAGGAAGCTGATCCAGTTGCCGCCCAGGATCCCGTCGACCTGGGCTCGATTGAATTGACGTCGCAACCGCGGCGCCAGGTCCTTGAGCTCGGCGAGATCGCTCAGCGGCGCTTCCTTGGAGCCGAAGCCACCATCCAGGTCGGTGCCGAGTCCGACGTGTTCGGGGCCGCCGGCGGCGCGAGCCAGGTGCACCGCATGGCGGACGACGTCGTCGAAGGTGGCGCGGCCCGACGACCGCAGGTGTCGCTGGTAGAAGCTGATGCCGATGATGCCGCCGCGGCGCGCGACCTCGGCCGCCGTCGCATCGGTGATCTGACGATCGCCGGGCACGATCGCCCGCGCGTTGCTGTGAGAGGCCATGATCGGTCCGCGCCACAGCGCCAGCGCCTCCGCCACCGACTGCTCGGCCATGTGGCTGAGGTCCAGGATCACGCGCTTGCGGCGCATGGCCTTCAGCAGCTGCACGCCCAATTCGGTCAGGCCTCCCGGCGCGCCGGTGCCGCCGCTGTAGCGCGTGGCGCCCCACGCCGGTCCGATGATGCGCACGCCCATGTCGGTCCACGCTCCCAGCTGAGAGGGAGTCTCCACCGGGTCCGCGCCCTCCATGAGCAGCACCGCGGCGAGCCGGCCCTTCTTCCAACCCTTGACGTAGGCGTCGAGCTCGGCCCGGTCGTGGATGAACGCGAGCCCGCTGCTCCGGTAGTAGTTGACCTGCGCCACGGCCATGAGGTGCGCCTCGTGCGCGGTCTCGTAGACAAAGCGCGTGCGCATCGCTCGCCGGGCACGAGCGGGCGCCGTGTACAGGGTCGCGAAGACCAGGCCCACCCCGGCGCCGGCCAGCGACGAGCGGCTGACGACATAGCCCGGCGCCGGCGGCCCAAGAAAGCCACGGCCGCCCGCGATCGCGTTCCAACCGATGTCGAGGTGGGCGTCGACGATCACGCGGCAGGCGCCCCCACGAACATCGCCGACGAGAATAGCTTGACGCCGAAAGCTGTATTTGGTAATAATGAATTCCTACACTATGAATGATTCCACTATGAAGCACCCCGAACACCTCGACCACGCCACCGCACCCGTTTACGAGCTCGCCCGCGACGACGCCGGACGCCTGTACAGCGTCGCCATGCGCCAACTCTTCCAGCCGCTCCAGGTCGACGTCAGCGTGATCGAGGCCATGTCGGCGCTGCGGATCGCCGCCCGCGCCCTGCACCACCTCCAGGAGCGGTGGGCGGACCAGCACGGGCTCAGCGAGGGCCGGCTGGGCGTGCTGTTCCGCCTGTACCGCTGCGGGGCGACGCCGCTCGGCGACCTGGCCCACAACCTCGACTCCACGCCTCGCAACATCACCGGCCTGGTCGACCATCTGGAGCGCGACGGCCTGGTCGAGCGCGTCCCCGACCCCGACGACCGGCGTTCGGTTCACGCCCGCCTGACCGAGCCCGGCCGGGCCCGCATCGAGGCGATCTGGAAAGAAGGGCTCGAGCACCAGCAGGAGCTCGCGGAGGGATTGAGCCAGGACGACCTGGCGCAGCTTCGACACCTGTGCCTGCAGCTGGTGGAGAACGCCAGAAAGGAACTGGGAAAGTGACCCAAGGACTCTCTAGCCGGCGCATCATCCTCGCCACCGCCGGGACGATGCTGGCGCTGCTGCTGGCCGCGCTCGACCAGACGATCGTCGGCACCGCCATTCCCCGCATCGTGGCCGACCTCAACGGCCTCGACCGCCTGGCCTGGGTCACGACCGCCTACCTGGTCACCTCGACCACCATGACCCCGATCGCCGGCAAGCTTGGCGACCTGTTCGGCCGCAAGCCCTTCTTGCTCGTGGGCATGATCGGGTTCGTGGTCGCGTCCGCCTTCTGCGGGCTCGCGCAGGACATGACCCAGCTGATCGTGTTCCGCGGCATCCAGGGCATCTTCGGCGGCGTGCTCTTCGCCACCGTCTTCACCGTCATCGGCGACCTCTTCCCGCCCGACCAGCGAGCCCGCGCGCAGGGCCTGTTCGGCGCCGTCTTCGGCCTGAGCTCGATCGTCGGGCCCACCGCCGGCGGATTCATCACCGACCACTGGAGTTGGCGCTGGGTGTTCGAGGTGAACATCCCCGTCGGCATCGTCGCCGTGGCGGTCGTGCTGGCCGGCCTCCCCTACGTGCGCTCCAAGGCCTCCTGGCGCGACATCGACTTCTGGGGTGCGGCGACACTCGCGGCCGGCGTGGTGCCTCTGCTGGTCGCTCTCACCATCACCCGCGACCACGCGTGGACGTCGCCCGAGGTGATGGGCCTGCTCGCGCTCGCGACCGTGATGCTCGCCGTGTTCGGGTTCATCGAGTCGCGGGTCGAACACCCGATCGTCCCGCTCGAGCTGTTCAAGAACCCGACGTTCAGCGTCAGCATGCTGGTGGGCTTCCTGACCGCCTTCGGCATGTTCGGCTCGATCCTGTTCACGCCGCTCGTCTTCCAGGGTGTGCTCGGCATCAGCGCGACCAACTCCGGCGCGCTCATCACCCCGATGATGTTCGGCCTGCTCGCCGCCAGCACGCTGACCGGGTTCGTGATGCGCCGGATCAGGTACTACCGCCTCCTCGGCACACTCGGGGTGGTCGTGATGATCTTCGGCATGTGGCTGCTCTCACAGATCCTGCCCGGCACCCCCGAGTGGCACGTCGTGGCCGCCCTGATCGTGGTCGGGCTCGGCATCGGCGTCACCTTCCCCCTGTACCTGACCGCCGTGCAGACCGCCCTGCCCCGCCAGTACCTGGGCGTGGCCTCGAGCCAGATCCAGTTCTGGCGCAACCTGGGCGGCACGGTCGGCAGCGCCATCCTGGGCGCCGTGCTGGCCAACCGGCTGCCCGACTACCTGAAGACGCGCGTCGCCGACCTGAACCTGCCGGCGCAGGTGGTCGCCCACCTGCCCAAGAGCGGGAGCGCGAACTCGATCCTCGACCCGACGCTGCTCGCCAAGCTGCCCCCCGCCTTCGTCCACGCCATCCGCCTGGCGCTCTCGGACACGCTGCGCGACATCTACGTTTTCGCCGGCGTGATCCTCATCATCGCCCTGATCTCGACCGTTTTTCTCAAGGAAGTCCCCCTGACCGGCGCTCGCGGCGGCACGGGATTCGCCGAGGCGCCGGTCATCGAAGACGAGCAGGAGCGGGAGGCGGCGCCGGTCACGGCCTGAGAGGGCGTACAAACCTGTGCCGCCAAATTCGCGTCAAGCGCGCTAAAATCGCCCCCGCAACGCTGGAGGGGTAGACCGGCCACCTACGTCCGGGCCTCTGAGCGAGATTTCTAGGAGGCCAGACGGTGAGTTTCTCGGACAGGACCTTGCAGTGTCGCGACTGTGGGCGTGATTTTCTCTTTACGGCAGGCGAGCAGGAGTTTTATCAGACCCGCGGGCTCCAGAACGAACCGCGGCGCTGTCCCGAATGCCGGGCGGCCAGGCGCTCGTCGGAGGGCAACGGCCGGACTCGGGCCATGCACGACGTGATCTGCTCGAACTGCGGCAAGCAGACACAGGTCCCGTTCGTCCCGACCGGGGCCCGTCCCGTCTACTGCCTGGACTGCTTCCAGACCGTAGGCCGCCGCTAGAGCCTTACGCAGCGCAGCCGGGGGCAACTGGGTTTGACCGGGCGCAACTCGGCTGCGTTGTGCTCTCCCCCCTCGGAGCGGCTCGGAGCCAAACTCACGCACCGGGCCGCGCATGGCGGCACGGCTCGAGGTTCAGGCGCCTATTCGCGGTAGCGGTAGACGATCCGGCCGCGCGTCAGGTCGTAAGGCGACAGCTCGACGCGGATGCGGTCTCCGGGCGTGATCCGGATGAAGTAGCGTCGCATGCGCCCCGCGGCGTAAGCGATGAGCTTGTGCCCGTTCTCCAGCTCGACTTCGAACATGGCGTTGGGCAGCGCCTGCGCCACGACCGCGTCCATGACCACCGCCTGCTCTTTCTGGTCGCCGTTCTCGCGTTCCGGCTTGCGCGCTTTCTCCGGACGCCGCGGCCCTCGTCGACCTCTGAACTTTCCCAAGACTCGTGAAGTCTAAAGGCGTCGAGCACCCGCCGCGAGGCGGGCCTCGATTGTGGACGCCAATTCCGGTGTCAATCGATCGACTGCAGCGAGGCGGTGCAGGGTCTCCAGCCAGCGGCTGTCCTGGCCCACGGCCTCCGCGATCAGCTTGCATCCGGCGTCGAGGTCTCCGGCCTCAGCCATCGCCAGACCCGCCCAGAATCGGAGCTCGATCATCTCGGGCGCGATCGCCAATCCCTCGCGGCGCCGGTTCGCCGCGCCCTCGACATCGCCCGCCGCGGCGAGGCGATCCGCCTCGTCGTCGGTCTGGTACGCACGTCTGATGCGCAGCAGGCGGCGCAGCTCGACCAGAGGCTCGGCGGCATCCTCGACCCGCAGGTCGATGATCCGTTCCTCCCACGAGCGGCCGGTGGGCGTGCCCCGCACAACTAGCATCGCCGCCGACTGCTGACCTCGAATGTCCCCGCCCTCGGCCTCGGCGGCATCCAGCGCCGCCATCATGCGCTCCGCCAGCGGCGCGCCGGTCGAGGTGTAGGCGTCCGCCATCGCCGCCCAGACGGTGTCCTTCTCCATCAGGTTGGCCTGGCAGCTGAAACCGTCACCGAGCTCGTGGCCGGCGGCGGGAATGCACTTGCTCCCGGTGTGCGCGGCGACGTTGCCGGCGGCATCGACGATGGCGCACTGCCGCACCTCGGCCTGCGGGTCGCCGGACGTGAGCGCCGTGAGCGCCTGCTCGGCGGTGAATCCAGCCCGCATGAGATCCAATCCCAGCGGCCCGTAGCTGACGTTGACCTGCGACTGGGTCGCCACTGCGCCCACCCCGGCGAGGGCCCAGGGCACGACCGGGCCGACCCCGAAGTAGTGCGACTGCACGGCGACTCCGAGCTCACCCGTCACCTTGTCGCGCGCCACGATCGAGTAGGTCAACTAGTCTCCGTAGCGCAGCTCTCGCGGTTTCGAGGCTCGCCACCGTTCGATCCAGGTGCCCTGGATCTCGGGCTGGGAGGATTTGGCGGCCAGCGCCCGAACGGCGGTCTCCACCCTGGCGGTGAACTCGCGCGAGCCTTCCTTTGGCCGCGGCGTCATGGGCTTGCCGATCCGCACCCTCACGGGCGCCGGCAGCGGCAGCTTTTGCCCTCTCGGCATCACCTGGTAAGCGCCGCGGATGTGCATGGGCACGACGGGAGTGCCCGTCTCGTTGGCGAGATGTCCAACCCCGGGTTTGAATTCCTGGATCCGCCCGTCAGGAGAGCGGCTCCCTTCCGGAAAGAGCACGAGGTTCCAGCCGGACTTCAGGAGCTGGCTCGAGCTGTGGAGCTGCGCCTGAGCGCCGCCGGTGCGCGAGAAGGGGAAGGTGTTCAGAAACAGGCTCACGATGTTGCCGAGCAGCGGCCGCTTGAACCAGTAATCGGCCGCGGCGGCGACCACCGTGCGGTCGCGTGCGCGGTCGGTCAGCGCGTGAAGGATGAGCGACGTGTCGGCGTGGCTCGAGTGGTTGGCGGCGAAGATCACCGGACGCTGGAGCTCGCGCACCCATTCGCGGCCTTCGACCTTCGGATGCGCCATCGCCTCGGTGAAGGGCAGCAGCAGCCCGTGCTGGATGAGGTAGCGGAAGGAGCGAACCGGTTCCTGCCGCGCCCAACCGAGGTCGCTCGCCGGCGCCGGGACGACAGCTCCTTGCTCCGGCCAGGTGTGCGGTCGCGGCGTATCCCAGTGCCAGCCGCGGCGGACCCGGCTCACATCGCGAACCAGAGCGCCGGCGGTGCCGGCAAGCCGCGTCAACCC belongs to bacterium and includes:
- a CDS encoding DUF1028 domain-containing protein translates to MTYSIVARDKVTGELGVAVQSHYFGVGPVVPWALAGVGAVATQSQVNVSYGPLGLDLMRAGFTAEQALTALTSGDPQAEVRQCAIVDAAGNVAAHTGSKCIPAAGHELGDGFSCQANLMEKDTVWAAMADAYTSTGAPLAERMMAALDAAEAEGGDIRGQQSAAMLVVRGTPTGRSWEERIIDLRVEDAAEPLVELRRLLRIRRAYQTDDEADRLAAAGDVEGAANRRREGLAIAPEMIELRFWAGLAMAEAGDLDAGCKLIAEAVGQDSRWLETLHRLAAVDRLTPELASTIEARLAAGARRL
- a CDS encoding DHA2 family efflux MFS transporter permease subunit; amino-acid sequence: MTQGLSSRRIILATAGTMLALLLAALDQTIVGTAIPRIVADLNGLDRLAWVTTAYLVTSTTMTPIAGKLGDLFGRKPFLLVGMIGFVVASAFCGLAQDMTQLIVFRGIQGIFGGVLFATVFTVIGDLFPPDQRARAQGLFGAVFGLSSIVGPTAGGFITDHWSWRWVFEVNIPVGIVAVAVVLAGLPYVRSKASWRDIDFWGAATLAAGVVPLLVALTITRDHAWTSPEVMGLLALATVMLAVFGFIESRVEHPIVPLELFKNPTFSVSMLVGFLTAFGMFGSILFTPLVFQGVLGISATNSGALITPMMFGLLAASTLTGFVMRRIRYYRLLGTLGVVVMIFGMWLLSQILPGTPEWHVVAALIVVGLGIGVTFPLYLTAVQTALPRQYLGVASSQIQFWRNLGGTVGSAILGAVLANRLPDYLKTRVADLNLPAQVVAHLPKSGSANSILDPTLLAKLPPAFVHAIRLALSDTLRDIYVFAGVILIIALISTVFLKEVPLTGARGGTGFAEAPVIEDEQEREAAPVTA
- a CDS encoding 1-acyl-sn-glycerol-3-phosphate acyltransferase translates to MTWYSGEGGLTRLAGTAGALVRDVSRVRRGWHWDTPRPHTWPEQGAVVPAPASDLGWARQEPVRSFRYLIQHGLLLPFTEAMAHPKVEGREWVRELQRPVIFAANHSSHADTSLILHALTDRARDRTVVAAAADYWFKRPLLGNIVSLFLNTFPFSRTGGAQAQLHSSSQLLKSGWNLVLFPEGSRSPDGRIQEFKPGVGHLANETGTPVVPMHIRGAYQVMPRGQKLPLPAPVRVRIGKPMTPRPKEGSREFTARVETAVRALAAKSSQPEIQGTWIERWRASKPRELRYGD
- a CDS encoding peptidase M19: MITKYSFRRQAILVGDVRGGACRVIVDAHLDIGWNAIAGGRGFLGPPAPGYVVSRSSLAGAGVGLVFATLYTAPARARRAMRTRFVYETAHEAHLMAVAQVNYYRSSGLAFIHDRAELDAYVKGWKKGRLAAVLLMEGADPVETPSQLGAWTDMGVRIIGPAWGATRYSGGTGAPGGLTELGVQLLKAMRRKRVILDLSHMAEQSVAEALALWRGPIMASHSNARAIVPGDRQITDATAAEVARRGGIIGISFYQRHLRSSGRATFDDVVRHAVHLARAAGGPEHVGLGTDLDGGFGSKEAPLSDLAELKDLAPRLRRQFNRAQVDGILGGNWISFLGNHLPA
- a CDS encoding zinc-binding protein; protein product: MSFSDRTLQCRDCGRDFLFTAGEQEFYQTRGLQNEPRRCPECRAARRSSEGNGRTRAMHDVICSNCGKQTQVPFVPTGARPVYCLDCFQTVGRR
- a CDS encoding FAD-binding oxidoreductase gives rise to the protein MLIGPAYHSMPRADYPDRRVKTGIPFWAPPTERYPGRLPGRADVLVVGGGITGVSLLHHLARRRMDAVLVERRRLAAGASGRNAGFLLAGVAASYAEAVRLFGRDQAREVWQLTNENHDRMLEAVAGEDVGHRRLGSATLASGDEERLQLEESHELLREDGFEARWDGRCLSNPRDGEVDPAALVGALARRAQPGAIREGVEVTAIEASRGGLVVRAGEDECRAGLVILATNAYTPLLLPQVQIRPLRAQMLACGPIPKPVCDRPTYSHFGYRYWRQLASREVLIGGWRDASMDTEVGYDEQPTPRIQALLDAQLERLGAAGEVTHRWAGTMGFTASGLPLAGPLDGMPNVHICAGFNGHGMGFAFVTAKRVVDSL
- a CDS encoding MarR family transcriptional regulator, which produces MNSYTMNDSTMKHPEHLDHATAPVYELARDDAGRLYSVAMRQLFQPLQVDVSVIEAMSALRIAARALHHLQERWADQHGLSEGRLGVLFRLYRCGATPLGDLAHNLDSTPRNITGLVDHLERDGLVERVPDPDDRRSVHARLTEPGRARIEAIWKEGLEHQQELAEGLSQDDLAQLRHLCLQLVENARKELGK
- a CDS encoding translation initiation factor IF-1; translation: MDAVVAQALPNAMFEVELENGHKLIAYAAGRMRRYFIRITPGDRIRVELSPYDLTRGRIVYRYRE